A window of the Arachis duranensis cultivar V14167 chromosome 5, aradu.V14167.gnm2.J7QH, whole genome shotgun sequence genome harbors these coding sequences:
- the LOC110281308 gene encoding non-specific lipid-transfer protein 2, which yields MKASHIALCTMMVLLLAEVQVSMAVTCSPVQLSPCVSAITTSNPPSSLCCSKIREQKPCLCQYVRNPNLKKFVDSPNARRVASTCGTPFPRC from the coding sequence atgaaggcATCGCACATTGCCTTGTGCACCATGATGGTGTTGCTTCTTGCTGAAGTTCAAGTTTCAATGGCAGTAACATGCAGCCCTGTACAACTGAGTCCTTGTGTGAGTGCAATCACCACTTCAAACCCTCCATCAAGTCTATGCTGCTCTAAGATCAGGGAACAGAAGCCATGCCTCTGCCAATATGTTAGGAACCCTAATCTCAAGAAGTTTGTTGACTCTCCTAATGCAAGGAGAGTTGCCAGCACTTGTGGAACTCCATTCCCAAGGTGCTGA